In a genomic window of Streptococcus oralis:
- a CDS encoding VOC family protein, whose protein sequence is MTYAYQSHIYLAEAVLNVKDLTNQTAFYHQIIGLEILSQTETEAILGLDRKALVHLIQAEKAGEVREHYGLYHLAILLPTRKALADVLKHLSDLRIPLVGGADHGYSEAIYLEDLEGNGIELYRDKPVSSWDIREDGRIIGVTEALAAQDIYELGEKVDPFILAEGTRMGHIHLSVKDSHAASQFYQKVLGLEDKFSIPSASWIAAGQYHHHLAVNEWAGKGLAPREQGLPGLAYYVLEVESKEELLDIVQQARELEAPIKWLNSSELDLVDPDGIVTRIRLER, encoded by the coding sequence ATGACTTATGCATACCAAAGCCACATTTACCTAGCAGAGGCGGTTTTAAATGTCAAGGATTTGACGAATCAAACGGCTTTTTATCACCAGATTATTGGCTTGGAGATTTTATCCCAAACAGAGACAGAAGCGATTTTGGGACTTGATCGAAAAGCCTTGGTTCACTTGATTCAGGCAGAAAAGGCTGGCGAAGTAAGGGAGCATTATGGGCTCTACCATCTGGCGATTTTGTTGCCGACACGAAAAGCCTTGGCAGATGTCTTGAAACACCTAAGTGATTTGCGGATTCCTCTGGTCGGGGGTGCAGATCATGGATACAGTGAGGCTATTTATCTAGAGGATTTGGAAGGAAATGGCATTGAACTTTACCGTGATAAGCCAGTTTCGTCATGGGATATTCGAGAAGACGGCCGCATTATCGGTGTGACCGAAGCCCTTGCGGCACAGGACATCTATGAGTTAGGAGAAAAGGTGGATCCCTTTATCCTAGCTGAAGGGACGAGAATGGGGCATATCCATCTATCGGTGAAGGATAGTCACGCAGCAAGTCAGTTCTATCAAAAGGTGTTAGGGCTAGAGGATAAATTTAGCATTCCTAGTGCTAGTTGGATAGCGGCTGGTCAGTACCATCACCACCTGGCTGTCAACGAATGGGCTGGAAAAGGGCTAGCTCCGCGTGAGCAAGGCTTGCCAGGCTTGGCCTACTATGTCCTTGAGGTCGAAAGCAAGGAAGAGCTCCTAGACATCGTTCAGCAAGCACGAGAGCTAGAAGCACCGATCAAATGGCTAAATTCGAGTGAGTTGGATCTTGTAGACCCAGACGGGATTGTGACCCGTATTCGCTTGGAACGATGA
- a CDS encoding aldose epimerase family protein gives MKAYTERVFGNHEGKDVLAYRFETDSGYQLEIMSYGATILRYVTPDKAGNFANVILGFDDFDSYVGNSPKHGASVGPVAGRIAGATFELNGKTYDLEVNNASNCNHSGSTGWDSSLFELVEVSDHGLTLYTERTDGTGGFPGNLKIWISYHLEETGAYEVSYKVTTDQDTLVNPTNHSYFNLSGDFTQTVDRHVFQLNTEGIYPIAPDGVPAKTSDADRDVVKHIYNGALLKDIFSEDDEQIQLVSGLDHPFALPAGHDNAGFLYDQNSGRFLLFKTEAPCFVVYTANFVDESAIIAGQPMVQHNGIALEAQALPDAIHSDFKDQVILKAGQTFTSKTRYELVVK, from the coding sequence ATGAAAGCATACACAGAGCGTGTATTTGGAAATCATGAGGGCAAGGATGTCTTGGCCTATCGCTTTGAGACTGACAGTGGCTACCAACTAGAAATCATGAGCTATGGTGCGACCATCTTGCGCTATGTCACGCCTGACAAGGCTGGGAATTTTGCCAATGTGATTTTGGGCTTTGATGATTTTGATAGCTATGTAGGCAATAGTCCCAAGCATGGAGCAAGTGTAGGTCCTGTAGCGGGCCGTATTGCAGGTGCGACCTTTGAGCTCAATGGCAAGACCTATGACCTTGAAGTCAACAATGCTAGCAACTGTAACCACAGTGGTTCAACAGGTTGGGATTCGAGCTTGTTTGAATTGGTCGAAGTGAGTGACCATGGCTTGACTCTCTACACCGAGCGTACAGATGGGACAGGAGGATTTCCTGGTAATCTCAAGATTTGGATTAGCTACCACTTGGAAGAAACTGGTGCTTACGAAGTCAGCTATAAGGTGACGACAGATCAGGATACGCTGGTCAATCCAACTAATCACAGCTACTTCAACTTGTCTGGTGATTTTACGCAGACAGTTGACCGTCATGTCTTCCAGCTAAATACGGAGGGCATTTACCCAATCGCTCCCGACGGTGTGCCAGCAAAAACTTCAGATGCTGATCGCGATGTGGTGAAACACATCTACAATGGTGCTTTGCTCAAGGATATCTTTTCAGAGGACGATGAGCAAATCCAGTTGGTATCTGGTTTGGATCACCCATTTGCTCTTCCTGCAGGTCATGACAATGCTGGTTTCCTTTATGACCAAAACTCAGGTCGTTTCCTACTTTTCAAGACAGAGGCCCCTTGCTTTGTGGTCTACACAGCAAACTTTGTGGATGAGAGTGCCATCATAGCTGGTCAGCCAATGGTTCAGCACAATGGAATTGCTCTTGAAGCGCAGGCTTTACCAGATGCCATTCACAGTGACTTTAAAGACCAAGTCATTCTCAAAGCAGGTCAAACCTTCACCAGCAAAACTCGCTACGAGCTTGTTGTTAAATAA